TGAGGCGCGgcgcagcagggagggaggcagggctCGGTTGTGATTGGCGGAGGGGccgcgagggggcggggctGAAGAGCGAGTCACGGTGGTGCCGGCTGGGGCGTCGCAGTAAGGCTGGGAGCCGTTGGcgtgaggggaggggggggcggccgcCATTTTCtgcgggctgggggctgaggggcgtggggggggcagcgccgcgcCTGAGGGGGCCGGATTGGAGCAGCCTCTGGGACCTGTCCAATAAATGCTAAAATTCCTaattgtgtctgtgtgtgtatttcTGAGATGCTCCTCCAGGTTGCTCAGGGGAAGTGGGTTTGGGtgcctgttcccctgcaccctGCAGATCTCGACCTGGGCAGCAGCATCGATAAAACATCTTCTCTGCTCAGTGCCCCTCTGGTTATAATTGGGTGCAGAGAAGTACTCGATCAGCATCATTTGTGGCTTGCTGCTTATTTGCATGGAAAATGGAGCAGGGCGCTGTGAATTAATGGGCAGCGGGACATAAACCCGTGTGAGGATGTAGCCCTGTGGGGTGCCAGCGCTGTGCCTCTGCTCTCCAAAAGCCATTTGAGGAAAATATTCCCGTTTTGCTTTTTCAGGGAGCGGCTAAGATAAATACAGCAAAGACTGGGAGATATCGGATACCTGCACGAAGGTGGGGCGTTTAAATTAGCACCCCCAGCACGTttatcactattttttttaatgccaaaatAAAAGCCCATAAAGGGATGAAATATGCAAGGGGATCCCTTGTGGAAGTGGTGGCTGGAAATGCTGCCCATGGCTAGGTGAGATGTGGAGGCCGTGCTGTGCTCCCGATTGATGCTGCAGCCCTGCGgtcttttctcatttctgtaGCAGCTGCAGCGCTTTAGCCAGGGAACAGAAAGCAAGGGGGCTGGAATAcccagcacaaaaaaaaaaaaaaaagaaaaaaaaaggaaaaatagagagaaaattGGAAGATTGCTGGGGTGGGAAATAGCTCATTTTCCTGTGGAGACAAAAGAACCACCTGAACAATGTGTGGTTTGTTTAAAGAGGTGCTTGGGCTGGTAAAACAAATCCACTGTCGGTTCTGCTCGCTGCTGAAGCAATATGAACCCCGTGGAGCCATTCCAGGTAGCTATTATTATAAACTCTTGATTATACAGTAATACGCCGGGAAAATTATTTGTGTATGCATGTGGGGGAGTTGTTTTACTTTCTGTAAGCAGGTGAAAATGAGCATTGTGTAACAGCTTAGGCATTTTTTGGGGTATTATGATCTGTACAacatatgtatattaaaaaggTTTTAGTTTTGTTCATGTTAGTACAGTCTTTTAGGTTACTCACCTAGCTGGTACTTACTTAATAGGTTACTCACCTGAAACCAAGCGGCATACTTGCATTTATCCATAACATTTTGTCTGTTTAACAGAGTCTGATACAGCACACAGCACAGGTACAAATACTGGAATATTTCACATACAGTGTTAATAATATCCTCAgtcttaaaacaaaactgtttgcTTTGAGATTCTAGTTTACTGCTGCTGTAGAACCACTAAAAGTGAAGTCTTGAAAGATTTAACACTATTAAATTTCTTATCATGTTTAAATCTTTGACTGAGGTTCACCTGCACCTTCTTTTTTAGCTGTGCTTATGTGCCGAGGAAAGACACTAATTCCTCTCTGATGTTTTCCAGGTTATTCGAAATTAGTTCTCATGTCGGCAGAAAGTTCAACCATCACGGTTCGCCTTGTTCGCTCTTTTGAGCACCGGAATTTCAGACCTGTGGTGTATCATGGAGTTAACTTGGATCAGACGGTGAAGCAGTTCATTACTTTTGTACAGAAGGGTAAGGggctgttatttattttcttgtcgCTTATGTTGCCATCCCTGCACAAGAAATTGAAGGGAAACAAATGAGTGGAAATTCTGCAGCTTTTGTAGAGATACCAGAGTTGTATTTATATCCCCTGTTTACTCTCCCAGCTTGGATGAGAAGTCTGGAGTTAATAAGAGCTTCCATGGTCAGCGTGCCATGCCTAGATCTGGGTAGGCTGCTCCACCTGCCTAATTCCTCATGCTTGATCCTTTTTGACTAAAAGGCCTTGCTGCATTTGGCTCTGTGCTTAGGCTCCTTGAGCAGTGCTCTCAGAcagcttttcagaaattaaCATGGGTAAACCAATAGAATTTAGGGAGCCTTTGATCCATAGGAGCTACACCAGTAAGTGGAATGTGGGAATGAACATCTGTTTGCTATTTGTGCGAAGGAAGAGCACTGTGAAAATTGTTTCTGACACTGTGAGGTCTTGGTCTGCATGCTGGCTTCTGTGTTTGTCTCCATCTGGAGTTTTATGGTGCGGATTTACTCATCTACGGACCGTATGTTTCAGAAGCCTGGACGAAAGTGACGGTGTATCTGAAAGTTAATAAACGTAGACCAGCCCACGCACCAACTCAGTGGCCAGGGTGTTAACTAACCTTGCAGGTGTATTTCTCACACATCAATGGAGACATTCAAAGTGGGCAGAATAAcagggttttatttatataattattttttttttttgcatgatgtCAGCTTAAACATGTCTGGAACTGTTGCAGCTGATCACATTTTAGCAACTTCTGGGATGTTGCCCTGGGCCTTACAGCTGTACTGTGTTTTCAGCGACTTCCTTACTTGTAGACAGTGATAGGCATGGCTAGATCATAGGTTGCTTTTAGAAAACTACTAGCACTTGCAGAACATATGGTACAGCTGCTGTtatgaataagaaaataaaagaaataaagctaaaaaaaaCCTTGCTTTTGATGTGTGCAATATTGCAACTTGCTGCTATTTGAGACAAAGCTAGTGTCTTGAATCAGTCTTTTTGGAACCCCATTCCCCATGTGTGTAGCGTTGTTCCTGGCCCCAAATCCATGTTCCTTCCTTTACTGTAATCTGTTTTGAAGGAGGAATTTGAGATAAATTTTTGTACTACTGATGAAGTTGTGTTTTCAGCCATGTTGCTGCCAAGCAGCTGACAGGCAACTGGGCCTTCCAAGGCCCTGCTTAAATCCCTGGATGTCACTGGGGATGCTAGCACCAGGGAGGTGTTGGTGTTCTTGCAGTGGCTTATTGGCCGTGTCCTTCATGTGGCTAAAGAGTTAATTTATTACCCTTTGGCTTCCTTTTGGTGACTGGTTAGCATGGCTGTGTTTACTGAACAGTTAGTTATGAATGGCGGTTATCAGGATGCTGTTGGTAGAAGGTGGTGAGAGACTCTGGACTTTGGACTTTACAAACCACAACAGGATGTTTCTGGCAGAATTATGAAGGATCTGACTCCCATGATCACATCCTAATTGCATTGACTTGCTATCCATGTGGGTCATGCTGTTCAGGGGAACTTTGTGCTTGGGTGAAGTTAAGCTAATATGGAGCAACTGTCAAATCTGAGCCAAAGGTTGTGTTTCAGTATTTGTTGCTCAAACAAGTCACTTGTGCTGATGATTTATTTTGATGTAAAGGGTGTCTAGGATGCATGCATTGCACTTCTGTGCAttactggaaattaaaaaagacaACTTTGTTTTAACTcggtgattttattttaacagatgTGCCTTCAAGAGCAggacttcctcctccttttaaaaattacaagTATGGTAGGTattctttcttgttttaattcttGCAAGATGCAGCCGTAATCATTGAATCTATACCAGTTAACATCTATACCAGTTTAGATGTAATCTATAACAGTTTGGACATTTTAGGAGGCAACTCTTTTAGCATACTCATGCAGGTTGCAGTGCTTGCCTATGTTTGCAGCTCTGTCGAGCTCTTGTAGTTGGGGTTATGCACTGGGATCTACAGAACCTGACCATTGGTTTAAACTTCTGTATTAATCTTTGAGTTAGGCTGCATGTTGTACATTCTTTGCTAATTGGTACTGATGGTTTTTggtattaattttttattacttttataacCACCTTTTAACTCTATTTTTACTTTACAGAGCAGCTTATGGCCTCAAACACTTTGAATTTGTAGTTCTGTTTGTACTTATGTATTTCAGTATCTCTTTACTAATTGTGAGGTCAAAAAGGATCATGAAGCAGAAGCTTAAGGCAGTAAGTGGAAAATGCATAAAACTCATATTCTTAAATAATTTACATAATATGAGAGGAGCAGGGGAACATTGCTCAAAGTAGGTTAGAAAACTCTTAAGAGCTAGTGGAAAGAAATAGTCTGGTGTCAAGTTTAGACTGAATTTATCTTCTAATGTAAATGTACGTGTGTATTTCCTTTTGTGAAGCTTGGCATGAATGTGTGCAATTCATCTGTTTGggatagaaaatattttcaaattaaaataaactatttccTTTTGTGGAGGCTGGTAACTCAGATGTCAGTCACATACCTTCTCCTCAGCCTGACAGTTCTGAAAGTTCCCTTGGAGCTTTGCTACAAGTGATCATCTGTCTCCACGTTCTTGGCAGTAACAAACTCCTTCCTCTACAGTGATTCAAAGAAGTGAATGAGTGAATTTCATACTTTGTTCTTGCTGATGGTGAAACagtacaaaatgaaaacagaaaaagagtgaGGGATTAAGATTTGCACTGTATCAGTGACAAGGACTTAAATGTTATTAGTTTTAATGTATGACTTGAAATCTAGGTAATTGTAATTCTGAATTTGGTGCTGCCTTTCAGCCCCCTAATACCTGTTGCTTTGAGTGGATGGGTCCCACGTAGGGCTGCTACCAGTTGTATTTCTGGTGCTGCCTATCCCTGCTGCTAGTTCTTTCATCACTCACAGCATCAGTTTAGTTTTGCTGCAAGCATATGTTGTGGTTGAGCACCTGATTGTGCTGCGTAGGACTGAGCTTAATGTGGgtgcaaaacacagcagaactTTCAAACTTGTTATACCAGTTAGTGGGGGCCTTTTAGTGGGATGGTGCCAGCTATGCTGAAattttcacacagaaaaaaatcaagcctgAGTTCCTCACCTTCCCCTTAGGCTGTGAATCATCCAGGTTCGTGTTTTTGGCATCTCTTGCGTGCTCTGTTGTCTTTCTTGTATTGTGGTGATCGAGAGGCCGTAAGACTGCCACATGAATACTTCTAGTAAGAGTCAGATATCTCTCTGCTTTGTTTGGCAGTGCCACTTGGACCTGGCTGGTTTTCATCTTGACTGCTTTGGCTTCCTTCTGTCCAGAATCCAGCGCTACTTGGTTCTCCTGACCTCATATACATCACCGCCACCTTTTTCCTCTTGGTGCTCTGACTCACTTGAATCTCCAAGCTTATGACTTCCAAATGTTCCCTTCATTTGTTTGTACACATCGTTCATGTCCTTGATCTAGAACTCTTCTCAGTCTATCTTCTCATCTTTCTACCCTGTCATTACCTCCTTTTTACTGATGAAGGGTGCTATCTTGTCTCATAAGCAActtctccattttttcccccataaatgCAGAGCAGTATGGTCGATACTTCACAGAGAGGCttagaaagtgttttcttatCTATTGTCATGGAAGATCTGTtaccagaaaaggaaaagttaaataatatatatgattAAGGGGGACTAGGTTGGGACTATTCGATATAGCAAAAGCAATTGAGAGGAAGTAGCTGGGATGAGAAGATACAGCAGTTTTATCTCTATAACAGAGTTGCAGAAGCCATTTAATAGCTCAAATGAAGATGCAGTGAATTTCTGGATGCCAGTGATGAAGGTGTGGAGAAGTAAAATTGAGTCAATAGTTCAGAGAACAACTGTGCAAAGACCAGAGAACAGGGAATGTGGCGAAGTAGATCTAGAAGTTTAAGAGGCAGAGGCTGGATGGTATTTACTTTGGGAGAAAGTTTTCATGATTACAGTATCTTTTTGCTGTGATTGTTGTTCTTCTGCCATGCTTCTACGCAAGATGGATCCTGGTAATTGCAAACTTGTTTTGCTTCTAATACTGCAGCTAGGACTGCACGTCAAGAATGCCTTTTCAGTGAACTCTGCAGTGGGAATATGGAGTAGTTTTGAccttctgtaatattttaaataaaacattcaaaagGGGCCAGAGTATTACGCATTTGTACATTGAAGGTATGGAAACAAACTTGGAAACAGAATTGCGCATTGAAGGTatggaaacaaaatacacaaaaatgtCACAGGTAAATATGAAGGGGATGTAGAAAGAAAGGAGAGTTGTACATATTCATGGCAAAAAAACTTGCTCAACACACTTTCTAACATGGATGACTTCTTCATGAGAAGGAAGATTTCAAATAATAACCTGAAGTAGTCAGGTTACTGTGCCTTAATCACGTGCTGTCTGTCAATTTAGCTGCATTTGTTGACAGCACATAAATGCAGTTTGTCCTGCCCCAATTGCATGTATAAAACCTGCTAAGTTAAAACACCCTAGCTGGCATTTGAATTGATGTGTTTCGACTGGCAATTGGGATGGTCATTTAGTCAGTTATTGTAACTCAGCCAGTAGACAGAAGCCCAGTAAGATGGTGGATTGACTGGTTTAAGGCTGTGGCTGCAGGACtgggaaattaaaatgttttctcctctttcagaCTGAATATGTAAAATTgttaataaaaaatttaaaccTTACCCCTTTGTTACTGTCTTCTTCCCCAAGCATAACTTTTAGTGTTGCCTGCAtattaaagtttattttaggaaaacattgtattttctttcagatacaATGAAGATAATTCACCAAGCACACAAATCAAAGGTATGGTTATTAgctattttcttccccttttgcATGCTTTAATGCAGGCAGATGTCTGCACTGTAAAACGAGACTGGGACAGAGAAACAGTAAATTCTTATCTTTGTATTCTGGTTCTCTAATTTGTAGACTGGTGAGCTTGTAGTGAGTTTGGAAGATGATGACAAACTGATTTTGAAAGAAGAGAGTACGCTGAAAGCAGCTGGAGTAGGTATGAGTACGTTTATATTGACTGAAGGTGCTGTTCACTGTGGTTGTCATTAAACTGATAACTGGCTGATTATGTTTGGATAGCCTGCTGAAAAGTAAATGGTATTCCTGATTCTCTTTACACTACTTGGTAATTATTCAGGGAAGAAGGGGGGATAACGTACATTGAAATCATTGAACTGAGGGCAGCAGGTATCTGCACTCCGAATGTTCAGAATGCAAATTGTGATTTCAGAAGGTATGCTCATAATTCTGCTGAGAGTAATTTTAAATGATTGGCAGATAGGTTATTAGTACCGTGTCTGCTTAGTCTTATCAGTAACATTTAAACTGATGTTTTGGTTAGAAATGTAAGTAGTGGAACCAGTATGGAATAATGAAATAAGCTTGGATTTGTTTTAATGTGCAACGTGCAGTCCTTGGTAGTCAGATTGCTTGGGAAGACTCGAGGAGTATCATTTAGAGAATGTGCTGAACGCAGCATGGAGTTGAAACTTGACCTGATTTCTCACGTTTTGACAGGGGACTGCATATAGGGCATGTCTTTTGGTAATAATGTAAAGAAATGTCTGTCATGATAAAATTGATGGTCCCTGGATGTCCTTTGGGCTTCTCATAAACGTGGCTGAATGACTTTGTGGCAGAGGGGTACTTGAGGGATGTAGTAGCATTCCACCTTCATATAGACATTTGCTCATTTGATTCTGATTTGCCTCGCTGTAATGTTTAACCACCTGCACTCTAAGTGCAGGGGTGTCACAGAGAAAACTCCCTCCTCTTCCCAATGCCATCTGATTGCTCCCCAGAAAGaatggcttttctttctcatggTCATATAGTCTAAAGGGTTTCAAAGAGTTCAACTTCTGACATTTGGCCAGTAATCTGCTTGCATCTTTCTTAGAATTTAGCACCTCAGTGTTCTTGGTTATGTTTTGTGACATGGTTGTAAGCCACCTCCGTTTTCTCTTggccacaaaaacaaacaaacaaacccctgATTTTTGGGGTGTCAGAGAGGGGACCTGATTTTTCTTAAGTTGGTGTTTTGTGTTGTcattgttggttttgtttgtttgctttatttctgtttttccccttttcattgTTTCAAGATTTCTACCATTTACTTTTCACTTTTAAGTGGTCTGAAGTGTCTCTGTAATGGTTTTCCCTGGAGTGTACTGCACCTGCCCTCAGTATACCTTTCCTAAAGGTATAGATTATTACGATTTTGAATTTTGATATGTTCTGGGATATTTTGATATGAAAATTAGCTAAGATGAGAATGAAGTCTTTGTAGTAAAATCTTGCAGAAGTC
The sequence above is drawn from the Anas platyrhynchos isolate ZD024472 breed Pekin duck chromosome 7, IASCAAS_PekinDuck_T2T, whole genome shotgun sequence genome and encodes:
- the C7H2orf76 gene encoding UPF0538 protein C2orf76 homolog isoform X2, with protein sequence MCGLFKEVLGLVKQIHCRFCSLLKQYEPRGAIPGYSKLVLMSAESSTITVRLVRSFEHRNFRPVVYHGVNLDQTVKQFITFVQKDVPSRAGLPPPFKNYKYDTMKIIHQAHKSKTGELVVSLEDDDKLILKEESTLKAAGQMRPN
- the C7H2orf76 gene encoding UPF0538 protein C2orf76 homolog isoform X3 — protein: MCGLFKEVLGLVKQIHCRFCSLLKQYEPRGAIPGYSKLVLMSAESSTITVRLVRSFEHRNFRPVVYHGVNLDQTVKQFITFVQKDVPSRAGLPPPFKNYKYDTMKIIHQAHKSKTGELVVSLEDDDKLILKEESTLKAAGVGGC
- the C7H2orf76 gene encoding UPF0538 protein C2orf76 homolog isoform X1, coding for MCGLFKEVLGLVKQIHCRFCSLLKQYEPRGAIPGYSKLVLMSAESSTITVRLVRSFEHRNFRPVVYHGVNLDQTVKQFITFVQKDVPSRAGLPPPFKNYKYDTMKIIHQAHKSKTGELVVSLEDDDKLILKEESTLKAAGVANETELAFFCEEDYRNYKANPVSAW
- the C7H2orf76 gene encoding UPF0538 protein C2orf76 homolog isoform X4 — protein: MSAESSTITVRLVRSFEHRNFRPVVYHGVNLDQTVKQFITFVQKDVPSRAGLPPPFKNYKYDTMKIIHQAHKSKTGELVVSLEDDDKLILKEESTLKAAGVANETELAFFCEEDYRNYKANPVSAW